The Zalophus californianus isolate mZalCal1 chromosome 7, mZalCal1.pri.v2, whole genome shotgun sequence genome includes a region encoding these proteins:
- the DEF6 gene encoding differentially expressed in FDCP 6 homolog isoform X3: MPYLNKYILDKAWWQVEEGAFVKEHFDELCWTLTAKKNYRVDSNGNNMLSNEDAFRLWCLFNFLSEDKYPLIMVPDEVEYLLKKVLSSMSLEVGLGELEELLAQEAQAAQTTGGLSVWQFLELFNTGRCLRGVGRDTLSMAIHEVYQELIQDVLKQGYLWKRGHLRRNWAERWFQLQPSSLCYFGSEECKEKRGTIPLDAQCCVEVLPDREGKRCMFCVKTASRTYEMSASDTRQRQEWTAAIQTAIRLQAEGKMSLHKDLKQKRREQREQRERRRAAKEEELLRLQQLQEEKERKLQELELLQEAQRQAEHLLQEEEERRRSQHRELQQALEGQLREAEQARASMQAEMELKKEEAARQRQRIQELEEMQQRLEEALHLEVKARRDEEAVRLAQTRLLQEEEEKLKQLLQLKEEQERYIERAQQEKQELQQEMALQSRSLHQAQLQLEEVRQNRQRADEDVEAAQQKLRQASTNVKHWNVQMNRLMHPIEPGDKRPTTSSSFTGFQPHLLARRDSSLKRLTRWGSQGNRTPSPSSNEQKSLNGGDEAPISASPPQENKLDPAPEN, translated from the exons GCCTggtggcaggtggaggagggggcttTCGTTAAGGAGCACTTTGATGAGCTGTGCTGGACCCTGACGGCCAAGAAGAACTATCGGGTGGACAGCAACGGGAACAACATGCTCTCCAATGAGGATGCCTTCCGCCTCTGGTGCCTGTTCAATTTCCTGTCTGAGGACAAGTACCCTCTGATCATGGTTCCTGACGAG gTGGAATACCTGCTGAAGAAGGTGCTCAGCAGCATGAGCTTGGAGGTGGGCTTGGGTGAGCTGGAAGAGCTGCTGGCCCAGGAAGCCCAGGCAGCCCAGACCACTGGAGGGCTCAGCGTCTGGCAGTTCCTGGAGCTCTTCAACACGGGGCGCTGTCTTCGAGGTGTGGGGCGGGACACTCTCAGCATGGCCATCCACGAAGTCTACCAGGAGCTCATCCAAGATGTCCTGAAGCAG GGCTACCTGTGGAAGCGAGGGCACCTGCGGAGGAACTGGGCAGAACGCTGGTTCCAGCTGCAGCCCAGCTCCCTCTGCTATTTTGGGAGTGAAGAGTGCAAGGAGAAAAGGGGTACTATCCCGCTGGATGCACAGTGCTGCGTGGAG GTGCTGCCCGACCGAGAGGGGAAGCGCTGCATGTTCTGTGTGAAGACAGCCTCCCGCACGTACGAGATGAGCGCCTCCGACACGCGCCAGCGCCAGGAATGGACGGCGG CCATCCAGACCGCGATCCGGCTGCAGGCCGAGGGGAAGATGTCGTTGCACAAGGACCTGAAGCAGAAGCGGCGCGAGCAGCGGGAGCAGCGGGAGCGACGCCGGGCGGCCAAGGAGGAAGAGCTGCTGCGCCTGCAGCAGctgcaggaggagaaggagcggAAGCTGCAGGAGCTGGAGCTGCTACAGGAGGCGCAGCGGCAGGCCGAGCACctgctgcaggaggaggaggagcgacGCCGCAGCCAGCACCGCGAGCTGCAGCAGGCGCTGGAGGGCCAACTGCGCGAGGCGGAGCAG GCCCGGGCCTCCATGCAGGCTGAGATGGAATTGAAGAAGGAGGAGGCTGCCCGGCAGCGGCAGCGGATCCAAGAGCTGGAGGAGATGCAGCAGAGGCTCGAGGAGGCCCTGCACCTGGAGGTGAAAGCTCGGCGTGACGAGGAGGCCGTGCGCCTAGCTCAGACCCG ACTGCtacaggaagaggaggagaagctgAAGCAGCTGCTGCAGCTGAAGGAGGAGCAGGAGCGCTACATCGAGCGGGCGCAGCAGGAGAAGCAAGAACTGCAGCAGGAGATGGCGCTGCAGAGCCGCTCCCTGCACCAAGCCCAGCTTCAGCTGGAGGAGGTGCGGCAGAACCGGCAGAGGGCCGACGAGGACGTAGAG GCTGCCCAGCAGAAGTTGCGCCAGGCCAGCACCAACGTGAAACACTGGAATGTTCAGATGAACCGGCTCATGCATCCAATTGAGCCTGGAG ATAAGCGTCCCACCACCAGCAGCTCCTTCACAGGCTTCCAGCCGCATCTACTTGCCCGCCGCGACTCCTCCCTAAAGCGCCTGACCCGCTGGGGATCCCAGGGCAACCGGACCCCCTCGCCCAGCAGCAACGAGCAGAAGTCCCTCAATGGTGGGGACGAGGCTCCCATCTCAGCTTCTCCCCCTCAGGAAAATAAACTGGACCCAGCACCAGAAAATTAG